In Nocardia sp. NBC_00403, one DNA window encodes the following:
- a CDS encoding SDR family NAD(P)-dependent oxidoreductase, whose product MDLHLSGKTAVVTGASKGIGLAITQALVNADAHVVAGSRTRGPDLGALEEAGKVTFVSADLAQPGGADDLVAAAADRGGIDVLVNNVGALTVQPGGLASVTDDQWQASWDLNVMGTVRPTRAALPQMYRRGGGSIVIIGSVNAYYPDPGIYDYCATKAAVTNFGKALSKELGPKNIRVNSISPGPVTTGLWLDEGAVADTIAAASGRTPEEVRSATAGATSMGRFTTPEQVADLVVFLAGDRSANITGSDLRIDGGFVTTI is encoded by the coding sequence ATGGATCTGCATCTCTCGGGCAAGACCGCCGTCGTGACCGGCGCGAGCAAGGGAATCGGGCTCGCGATCACCCAGGCGCTGGTGAACGCTGATGCCCACGTCGTAGCCGGATCACGCACCCGTGGGCCCGATCTCGGGGCGCTGGAGGAAGCAGGGAAAGTGACATTCGTGTCCGCCGATCTGGCGCAGCCCGGCGGCGCCGATGACCTGGTTGCGGCTGCGGCGGACCGCGGCGGCATCGATGTGCTGGTGAACAACGTGGGTGCGCTCACTGTGCAACCGGGCGGCCTCGCGAGCGTTACCGACGACCAGTGGCAGGCATCCTGGGATCTCAACGTGATGGGGACGGTGCGGCCGACCCGGGCCGCTCTGCCACAGATGTACCGCCGTGGCGGCGGGTCGATCGTCATCATCGGATCCGTCAATGCTTACTATCCCGACCCCGGGATCTACGACTACTGTGCCACCAAGGCCGCCGTCACCAACTTCGGCAAGGCTTTGTCAAAAGAATTGGGGCCGAAGAATATTCGCGTCAACTCCATAAGTCCCGGACCGGTGACGACCGGGCTGTGGCTGGACGAAGGCGCAGTGGCCGACACGATCGCCGCCGCCAGCGGTCGGACCCCCGAAGAGGTCAGGTCCGCGACAGCTGGTGCCACCTCGATGGGCAGGTTCACCACTCCGGAGCAGGTTGCCGACCTGGTCGTTTTCCTGGCCGGCGACCGGTCCGCCAACATCACCGGATCCGACCTGAGGATCGACGGCGGATTCGTCACCACCATTTGA
- a CDS encoding class I adenylate-forming enzyme family protein has protein sequence MNLSTLPDHRAAAAPDAAAVADDSTDLNNTGFLDAVRRAAATLRGAEVSSGDVVAIMLPNTAAFVVSLFATWRVGATVTPIDPSLTAAEANSQMTDTGAKVLITARPPAADAPVHAVITADDLTTADADAAEPARLRDDTLALLICTTGITGEPSRVTIDHANLTAMCRMVIEAFELTGADHSLLNLPLFHVNSIVVGALSPLLAGGRATMAFSPKTFFDRIERSRATYISAVPTMYALLSDLPAEIRPNTSSVRFAICGAAPAGIELLTKFQRRYGIPIIDGYVSEVPTRARSCCSPAPARRTRSEYSRQAS, from the coding sequence ATGAATCTTTCGACTCTCCCGGACCATCGCGCCGCCGCCGCACCGGACGCAGCCGCCGTCGCCGACGACAGCACCGACCTGAACAACACAGGATTCCTGGACGCTGTGCGGCGCGCCGCCGCTACCCTGCGCGGCGCGGAAGTCTCGAGTGGCGACGTGGTTGCGATCATGTTGCCCAACACTGCCGCCTTTGTCGTCTCTCTATTCGCTACCTGGCGGGTGGGTGCCACGGTCACACCTATCGACCCGTCGCTGACCGCCGCGGAAGCGAACAGCCAAATGACCGACACAGGCGCCAAGGTACTGATCACCGCACGGCCGCCCGCCGCCGACGCCCCGGTCCACGCCGTCATAACCGCCGACGATCTCACCACCGCAGACGCCGATGCCGCCGAACCCGCACGGCTTCGCGACGACACGCTGGCGCTGCTCATCTGTACCACCGGCATCACAGGCGAACCCAGCAGGGTGACGATCGACCACGCCAATCTCACTGCCATGTGCCGCATGGTGATCGAGGCATTCGAACTCACCGGAGCCGACCACAGCCTGCTGAACCTGCCGCTGTTCCACGTCAACAGCATCGTGGTCGGCGCCTTGTCACCACTGCTGGCCGGTGGCCGCGCCACCATGGCCTTCAGCCCGAAGACGTTCTTCGACCGGATCGAACGCAGCCGTGCCACATACATTTCTGCAGTCCCGACCATGTATGCACTGCTGTCGGATCTGCCCGCCGAAATCCGGCCGAACACCTCATCGGTACGTTTCGCCATCTGCGGCGCGGCCCCAGCCGGCATCGAACTGCTGACCAAATTCCAACGCCGCTACGGAATACCGATCATCGACGGCTACGTCTCCGAAGTTCCCACGCGCGCACGCTCATGCTGCTCACCAGCACCCGCGAGACGGACACGGTCGGAATACTCTCGCCAGGCCAGCTGA
- a CDS encoding 3-oxoacyl-ACP reductase family protein translates to MSTLETLQSTAPATDKLAGRVAFVTGGTRGIGAAIAHSLANQGASVAVGYSRNPASAEHFVADLRRATEPHGAAASAHRGNVGSAADCRSTIAEVIETHGRLDILVNNAGITMDCTVAEMTEEQWSTVLAVNLSGAFFLSQAALAHMVERGTGRIVNVSSVVGETGNIGQANYAASKSGLFGLTKTLAKEAAYQVAKSGKRSDDSIGITVNTVTPGLIGTEMTAAIPDKVMARLTAQIPVGRVGSPEEIARVVHFLAADASSYITGQVWSVNGGMDM, encoded by the coding sequence ATGAGCACGCTCGAAACCCTCCAGTCGACCGCACCCGCCACCGACAAACTGGCAGGCCGTGTCGCCTTCGTCACCGGTGGCACCCGCGGCATCGGCGCAGCCATCGCACACAGCCTGGCCAACCAGGGTGCGTCCGTCGCGGTCGGCTACAGCCGCAATCCGGCCAGCGCCGAGCATTTCGTCGCCGATCTGCGGCGGGCCACCGAACCGCACGGCGCGGCCGCCTCGGCGCATCGCGGTAATGTCGGCTCCGCCGCCGACTGCCGCAGTACCATCGCTGAAGTCATCGAAACCCATGGCCGCCTGGACATTTTGGTGAACAACGCCGGAATCACCATGGACTGCACCGTCGCCGAGATGACCGAGGAGCAGTGGTCCACCGTCCTCGCGGTCAACCTCTCCGGCGCCTTCTTCCTCTCCCAGGCCGCATTGGCACATATGGTGGAGCGCGGCACCGGGCGCATCGTCAACGTGTCCTCGGTGGTCGGCGAGACCGGCAATATCGGTCAGGCCAACTACGCCGCGTCGAAGTCCGGCCTGTTCGGACTGACCAAGACCCTCGCCAAGGAGGCCGCCTACCAGGTCGCGAAATCCGGCAAGCGCTCCGACGACAGCATCGGCATCACCGTCAATACGGTGACGCCCGGGTTGATCGGCACGGAGATGACGGCGGCCATCCCCGACAAGGTCATGGCCAGACTCACCGCCCAGATCCCGGTCGGCCGGGTGGGTAGTCCAGAGGAGATCGCCAGGGTCGTCCATTTCCTGGCCGCCGACGCCTCCTCCTACATCACTGGCCAGGTGTGGAGTGTCAACGGCGGCATGGATATGTAA
- a CDS encoding phytoene desaturase family protein, giving the protein MTTATVVGGGPNGLAAAVALAEAGVQVTVLEAAGEIGGGTRTGEALLPGLLHDQCSATHPMAVGSAFLNSLDLERYGLYWCTPEIDCVHPLDGGRGATLYRSVERTAAGLGRDDERWRLLFGAPSARFDALSEDIMRPLLRFPHHPLTLARFGLPTVLPGSTLARLFRTDEARALFGGVAAHAFRPLHYPLTSAIGLGILTAGHRHGWPVAAGGSQSITTALAALLTDLGGKIETDIRIEAAAQLPTSDVTMFDLAPDAVAGILGDHLPSRIARAYRHFRQGPGAFKVDFAIEGGVPWTNPDARRAGTVHLAGSYGELAATEREIHAGRMPQRPFVLVGQQYLADPQRSVGKVHPLWTYAHVPNGYTGDATAAIIAQIERFAPGFRDRMVGQTVRDTTQMAAYNANYVGGDIMTGSKDVRQLVFGPRITLSPYSIGVRGMYICSAATPPGPGAHGMCGANAADAALAYLRRTA; this is encoded by the coding sequence ATGACCACAGCGACCGTTGTCGGCGGCGGGCCCAATGGACTCGCCGCCGCCGTTGCCCTCGCCGAGGCGGGCGTGCAGGTGACCGTGCTGGAGGCCGCCGGCGAGATCGGCGGCGGCACCCGCACCGGCGAGGCACTGCTGCCCGGCCTGCTGCACGACCAGTGCTCGGCCACCCACCCGATGGCCGTTGGCTCGGCATTCCTCAACAGTCTCGACTTAGAGCGCTACGGATTATATTGGTGCACACCGGAAATCGACTGCGTGCACCCGCTGGACGGCGGCCGGGGCGCGACGCTCTACCGGTCGGTGGAGCGGACCGCGGCGGGGCTGGGGCGAGACGACGAGCGGTGGCGGCTGTTGTTCGGTGCGCCGTCCGCGCGGTTCGACGCACTCTCCGAAGACATTATGCGGCCGCTGCTGCGGTTCCCGCATCATCCGTTGACACTGGCCAGGTTCGGCCTGCCGACCGTGCTTCCCGGTTCCACGCTGGCGCGGTTGTTCCGCACCGACGAGGCCAGGGCATTGTTCGGAGGTGTTGCGGCGCACGCATTTCGGCCGCTGCACTACCCGCTGACCTCGGCCATAGGGCTCGGCATCCTCACTGCCGGGCACCGGCACGGCTGGCCGGTGGCGGCGGGCGGCTCCCAGTCCATCACCACTGCGTTGGCTGCGCTGCTGACCGATCTCGGCGGCAAGATCGAGACCGATATCCGGATCGAGGCCGCCGCACAATTGCCCACCAGCGATGTGACCATGTTCGATCTTGCCCCGGATGCCGTGGCCGGTATCCTCGGTGACCACCTACCGTCTCGAATTGCCCGCGCCTACCGGCATTTTCGGCAGGGACCCGGCGCGTTCAAGGTGGACTTCGCGATCGAGGGCGGGGTGCCGTGGACCAACCCCGACGCGCGCCGGGCAGGCACGGTACATCTTGCGGGCAGCTACGGTGAACTCGCCGCCACGGAGCGCGAGATCCACGCCGGGCGGATGCCGCAGCGTCCGTTCGTGTTGGTCGGTCAGCAGTATCTGGCCGATCCGCAGCGCTCGGTCGGCAAGGTGCACCCGCTGTGGACCTACGCGCACGTGCCCAACGGCTACACCGGTGACGCCACCGCGGCAATCATCGCCCAGATCGAACGATTCGCGCCCGGCTTCCGGGATCGGATGGTGGGCCAAACGGTCCGCGACACAACGCAGATGGCCGCGTACAACGCAAACTATGTCGGCGGCGACATCATGACCGGCTCGAAGGATGTCCGCCAGCTGGTGTTCGGTCCGCGAATCACGTTGTCGCCGTACAGCATCGGGGTGCGGGGTATGTACATCTGCTCGGCCGCGACGCCACCGGGCCCCGGCGCGCACGGTATGTGCGGTGCCAATGCCGCCGACGCGGCGCTCGCCTACCTCAGGCGCACTGCCTAG